The Equus przewalskii isolate Varuska unplaced genomic scaffold, EquPr2 ChrUn-6, whole genome shotgun sequence genome includes a region encoding these proteins:
- the USP21 gene encoding ubiquitin carboxyl-terminal hydrolase 21 has translation MPQASEHRLGRTREPPLNVQPRVGSKLSFAPRARSKERRNPAPGPNPMLRPLPPRPGPPEERLKKLELGRGRTSGPRPRGPLRADHGVPLPGSPPPTVALPVPSRTNLTRSKSVSSGDLRPMGIALGGHRGAAELGAALSRLALRPEPPILRRSTSLRRLGGFPGPPTLLSIRTEPPASHGSFHVISGRPSEPFYFDDKMAHHTLLLGSGHVGLRNLGNTCFLNAVLQCLSSTRPLRDFCLRRDFRQEVPGGGRAQELTEAFADVIGALWHPDSCEAVNPTRFRAVFQKYVPSFSGYSQQDAQEFLKLLMERLHLEINRRGRRAPPILANSPAPSPPRRGGALLEEPELSDDDRANLMWKRYLEREDSKIVDLFVGQLKSCLKCQACGYRSTTFEVFCDLSLPIPKKGFAGGKVSLRDCFSLFTKEEELESENAPVCDRCRQKTRSTKKLTVQRFPRILVLHLNRFSASRGSIKKSSIGVDFPLQRLSLGDFASDKAGSPIYQLYALCNHSGSVHYGHYTALCRCQTGWHVYNDSRVSPVSENQVASSEGYVLFYQLMQEPPRCL, from the exons ATGCCCCAGGCCTCTGAGCATCGCCTGGGCCGGACCCGAGAGCCACCTCTTAATGTCCAGCCCAGAGTGGGATCCAAACTATCATTTGCTCCCCGGGCCCGCAGCAAGGAGCGCCGAAACCCAGCCCCTGGGCCGAACCCCATGTTACGACCTCTGCCTCCCCGGCCAGGTCCTCCTGAGGAACGGCTCAAGAAACTGGAGCTGGGACGAGGACGGACCTCAGGCCCTCGTCCCAGAGGCCCTCTTCGGGCAGATCATGGAGTTCCCCTTCCTGGCTCACCACCCCCAACTGTGGCTCTGCCTGTCCCATCTAGGACCAACCTAACCCGTTCCAAGTCTGTGAGCAGTGGAGACTTGCGTCCAATGGGGATTGCCTTGGGAGGGCATCGTGGTGCCGCAGAGCTAGGGGCTGCACTGAGCCGCTTGGCACTCCGACCTGAACCACCCATCTTGAGACGTAGCACCTCTCTCCGCCGCCTTGGGGGCTTTCCTGGGCCCCCTACCTTGCTCAGCATACGGACGGAGCCCCCTGCTTCCCATGGCTCCTTCCATGTGATATCTGGCCGGCCCTCTGAGCCTTTCTACTTCGATGACAAGATG GCTCACCACACACTGCTCCTGGGCTCTGGTCATGTTGGCCTCCGAAATCTGGGAAACACG TGCTTCCTGAATGCTGTGCTGCAGTGTTTGAGCAGCACTCGGCCTCTTCGGGACTTCTGTCTGCGAAGGGACTTCCGGCAAGAGGTGCCTGGAGGGGGCCGAGCCCAAGAGCTCACTGAAG cctttgcagatgtgattggTGCCCTGTGGCACCCTGACTCCTGCGAAGCTGTGAATCCTACTCGATTCCGCGCTGTCTTCCAGAAATATGTTCCCTCCTTCTCTGGATACAG CCAGCAGGATGCCCAAGAGTTCCTGAAGCTCCTCATGGAGCGGCTGCACCTTGAAATCAACCGACGAGGCCGCCGGGCTCCACCAATCTTGGCCAACAGTCCAGCTCCCTCTCCACCCCGCCGCGGAGGGGCTCTGCTAGAAGAACCTGAGTTAAG TGATGATGACCGAGCCAACCTAATGTGGAAGCGTTACCTGGAGCGAGAGGACAGCAAGATTGTGG ACCTGTTTGTGGGCCAGTTGAAAAGTTGTCTCAAGTGCCAGGCCTGTGGGTATCGCTCCACGACCTTCGAGGTTTTTTGTGACCTGTCCCTGCCCATCCCCAAG AAAGGATTTGCTGGGGGCAAGGTGTCTCTGCGGGATTGTTTCAGCCTTTTCACCAAGGAAGAAGAGCTAGAATCGGAGAATGCCCCA GTGTGTGACCGATGTCGGCAGAAAACACGAAGTACTAAAAAGTTGACAGTACAAAGATTCCCCCGAATCCTTGTGCTCC ATCTTAATCGATTTTCCGCCTCCCGAGGCTCCATCAAGAAAAGTTCAATAGGTGTAGACTTCCCACTGCAGCGACTGAGCCTAGGGGACTTCGCCAGTGACAAAGCTG GAAGCCCCATCTATCAGCTGTATGCCCTTTGCAACCACTCGGGCAGCGTCCACTATGGCCACTACACAGCCCTGTGCCGGTGCCAGACTGGTTGGCATGTCTACAATGACTCTCG TGTCTCCCCTGTCAGTGAAAACCAGGTGGCATCCAGTGAAGGCTACGTGCTGTTCTACCAACTGATGCAGGAGCCACCCCGGTGCCTGTGA
- the PPOX gene encoding protoporphyrinogen oxidase translates to MGRTVVVLGGGISGLAASYHLCRAPCPPKVVLVEGSERLGGWIRSVRGPDGAIFELGPRGIRPAGALGARTLLMVSELGLDSEVLPVRGDHPAAQNRFLYVGGALHALPSGLRGLLRASPPFSKPLLWAGLRELITPPGKDPDETVHSFTQRRLGPEVASLAMDSLCRGVFAGNSRELSIRSCFPSLFQAEQTHRSVLLGLLLGAGRRPQPDSALIRQARAERWSQWSLRGGLERLPQALNTHLTSRGVSVLRGQPVCGLSLQAEGRWKVSLGDSSLEADHIISTVPASVLSKLLPAEAAPLAHALSTITAVSVAVVNLQYRGARLPVQGFGHLVPSSEDPGILGIVYDSVAFPEQDGSPPGLRVTVMLGGSWLQTLEARGSVLSRELFQQQAQEAAATQLGLKEPPSHCLVHLHKNCIPQYTLGHWQKLESATQFLAAQRLPLTLAGASYEGVAVNDCIESGRQAAVRVLGTEPNS, encoded by the exons ATGGGTCGGACCGTGGTCGTCCTGGGCGGAGGCATCAGCGGCTTGGCCGCGAGTTACCACCTGTGCCGGGCCCCTTGTCCACCCAAG GTGGTCCTGGTGGAGGGCAGCGAGCGTCTGGGAGGCTGGATCCGCTCAGTCCGAGGTCCAGATGGTGCTATCTTTGAACTTGGACCTCGAGGAATTCGGCCAGCGGGAGCTCTGGGAGCCCGGACCTTGCTCATG GTTTCTGAGCTTGGCTTGGACTCAGAAGTGTTACCTGTCCGGGGAGACCATCCAGCTGCCCAGAACAGGTTCCTGTATGTAGGCGGTGCTCTGCACGCCCTGCCCTCTGGCCTCAG GGGGCTACTCCGCGCTTCACCTCCCTTCTCCAAACCGCTGCTCTGGGCGGGGCTGAGGGAGTTGATCACGCCCCCAGGCAAAGACCCTGATGAGACTGTGCACAGTTTTACCCAGCGCCGCCTTGGACCTGAG GTGGCGTCTCTAGCCATGGACAGTCTCTGCCGTGGAGTGTTTGCAGGCAACAGCCGTGAGCTCAGCATCAGGTCCTGCTTTCCCAGTCTCTTCCAAGCTGAGCAAACACATCGTTCCGTATTactggggctgctgctgggggcAG ggcGGAGACCGCAGCCAGACTCAGCACTCATTCGCCAGGCCCGAGCCGAGCGCTGGAGCCAGTGGTCACTCCGTGGAGGACTGGAGAGGTTGCCCCAGGCCCTTAATACCCACCTGACTAGTAGGGGGGTCAGTGTTCTCAGAGGCCAGCCAGTGTGTGGGCTTAGCCTCCAGGCAGAAGGGCGCTGGAAG GTGTCTCTAGGGGACAGCAGCCTGGAGGCTGACCACATCATTAGTACTGTTCCAGCTTCAG TGCTGAGCAAGCTACTCCCTGCTGAGGCTGCACCTCTGGCTCATGCCCTGAGTACCATCACTGCAGTATCTGTGGCGGTGGTGAATCTGCAGTACCGAGGAGCTCGTCTACCTGTCCAG GGATTTGGACATTTGGTGCCATCCTCAGAAGACCCAGGCATCCTGGGAATTGTGTACGACTCAGTTGCTTTCCCTGAGCAGGATGGGAGCCCCCCTGGCCTCAGAGTGACT GTGATGCTGGGAGGTTCCTGGTTACAGACACTGGAAGCCAGGGGCTCTGTCTTATCTCGGGAGCTATTCCAACAGCAAGCACAGGAAGCAGCTGCCACACAATTAGGACTGAAGGAGCCACCAAGTCACTGCTTGGTCCATCTACACAAG aacTGCATCCCCCAGTATACACTAGGCCACTGGCAAAAACTGG AGTCAGCTACCCAATTCCTGGCTGCTCAAAGGCTGCCCCTCACTCTGGCCGGAGCCTCCTATGAGGGGGTTGCTGTCAATGACTGTATAGAGAGTGGGCGCCAGGCAGCAGTCcgggtcctgggcacagaacctAATAGCTAA
- the B4GALT3 gene encoding beta-1,4-galactosyltransferase 3 isoform X2 — MLRRLLERPCTLALLVGSQLAVMMYLSLGGFRSLSALFGREQGPTFDYSHPHDVYSNLSHLPGAPVAPGGPLAPQGLPYCPERSPLLVGPVSVSFSPVPSLAEIVERNPRVELGGRYRPAGCEPRSRTAIIVPHRGREHHLRLLLYHLHPFLQRQQLAYGIYVIHQAGNGTFNRAKLLNVGVREALRDEEWDCLFLHDVDLLPENDHNLYVCDPRGPRHVAVAMNKFGYSLPYPQYFGGVSALTPDQYLKMNGFPNEYWGWGGEDDDIATRVRLAGMKISRPPASVGHYKMVKHRGDKGNEENPHRFDLLVRTQNSWTQDGMNSLTYRLLARELGPLYTNITADIGTDPRGPRTLSGPRYPPGSSQAFRQEMLQRRPPARPGPLPTANHTDPHGSH; from the exons ATGTTGCGGAGGCTGTTGGAGAGGCCCTGTACACTGGCCCTGCTTGTGGGCTCCCAGCTGGCCGTCATGATGTACCTGTCACTGGGGGGCTTCCGAAGCCTCAGTGCCCTATTTGGCCGAGAGCAGGGGCCGACATTTGACTATTCGCATCCCCACGATGTCTACAGTAACCTCAGTCACCTGCCTGGGGCCCCTGTTGCCCCAGGGGGCCCTCTAGCTCCTCAAGGTCTACCCTACTGTCCAGAACGATCTCCTCTCTTAG TGGGTCCTGTGTCCGTGTCCTTTAGTCCAGTGCCGTCGCTGGCAGAGATTGTGGAGAGAAATCCTCGAGTGGAACTGGGGGGCCGGTACCGCCCCGCAGGGTGTGAGCCCCGCTCCCGAACAGCCATCATTGTGCCCCACCGGGGCCGGGAGCACCACCTGCGCCTGCTGCTCTACCACCTGCACCCCTTCTTGCAGCGCCAGCAGCTTGCTTATGGCATCTATGTCATCCACCAG GCTGGAAATGGAACATTTAACAGGGCAAAGCTGCTGAATGTTGGGGTGCGGGAGGCCCTGCGTGATGAAGAGTGGGACTGCCTGTTCTTGCATGATGTGGACCTCCTGCCAGAGAATGACCACAACCTCTATGTGTGTGATCCCCGGGGACCCCGGCATGTTGCTGTTGCCATGAACAAGTTTGGATACAG CCTCCCGTACCCCCAGTACTTTGGAGGAGTCTCAGCACTCACTCCTGACCAGTACCTGAAGATGAATGGCTTCCCCAATGAATACTGGGGTTGGGGTGGTGAAGATGACGACATTGCTACCAG GGTACGCCTCGCTGGGATGAAGATCTCTCGCCCCCCTGCATCTGTGGGACACTATAAGATGGTGAAGCACCGAGGAGATAAGGGCAACGAGGAAAATCCCCACAG ATTTGACCTCCTGGTCCGTACCCAGAATTCCTGGACGCAAGATGGGATGAACTCACTGACCTACCGATTGCTGGCTCGAGAGCTGGGCCCTCTCTATACCAACATCACGGCAGACATTGGTACTGACCCTCGGGGTCCCCGGACTCTCTCTGGTCCCCGTTACCCACCTGGTTCCTCCCAGGCCTTCCGTCAAGAGATGCTGCAGCGTCGGCCCCCAGCCAGGCCTGGTCCTCTGCCTACTGCCAACCACACAGACCCCCATGGTTCACACTGA
- the B4GALT3 gene encoding beta-1,4-galactosyltransferase 3 isoform X1 yields MIPPPRMLRRLLERPCTLALLVGSQLAVMMYLSLGGFRSLSALFGREQGPTFDYSHPHDVYSNLSHLPGAPVAPGGPLAPQGLPYCPERSPLLVGPVSVSFSPVPSLAEIVERNPRVELGGRYRPAGCEPRSRTAIIVPHRGREHHLRLLLYHLHPFLQRQQLAYGIYVIHQAGNGTFNRAKLLNVGVREALRDEEWDCLFLHDVDLLPENDHNLYVCDPRGPRHVAVAMNKFGYSLPYPQYFGGVSALTPDQYLKMNGFPNEYWGWGGEDDDIATRVRLAGMKISRPPASVGHYKMVKHRGDKGNEENPHRFDLLVRTQNSWTQDGMNSLTYRLLARELGPLYTNITADIGTDPRGPRTLSGPRYPPGSSQAFRQEMLQRRPPARPGPLPTANHTDPHGSH; encoded by the exons ATGAT acCTCCCCCCAGGATGTTGCGGAGGCTGTTGGAGAGGCCCTGTACACTGGCCCTGCTTGTGGGCTCCCAGCTGGCCGTCATGATGTACCTGTCACTGGGGGGCTTCCGAAGCCTCAGTGCCCTATTTGGCCGAGAGCAGGGGCCGACATTTGACTATTCGCATCCCCACGATGTCTACAGTAACCTCAGTCACCTGCCTGGGGCCCCTGTTGCCCCAGGGGGCCCTCTAGCTCCTCAAGGTCTACCCTACTGTCCAGAACGATCTCCTCTCTTAG TGGGTCCTGTGTCCGTGTCCTTTAGTCCAGTGCCGTCGCTGGCAGAGATTGTGGAGAGAAATCCTCGAGTGGAACTGGGGGGCCGGTACCGCCCCGCAGGGTGTGAGCCCCGCTCCCGAACAGCCATCATTGTGCCCCACCGGGGCCGGGAGCACCACCTGCGCCTGCTGCTCTACCACCTGCACCCCTTCTTGCAGCGCCAGCAGCTTGCTTATGGCATCTATGTCATCCACCAG GCTGGAAATGGAACATTTAACAGGGCAAAGCTGCTGAATGTTGGGGTGCGGGAGGCCCTGCGTGATGAAGAGTGGGACTGCCTGTTCTTGCATGATGTGGACCTCCTGCCAGAGAATGACCACAACCTCTATGTGTGTGATCCCCGGGGACCCCGGCATGTTGCTGTTGCCATGAACAAGTTTGGATACAG CCTCCCGTACCCCCAGTACTTTGGAGGAGTCTCAGCACTCACTCCTGACCAGTACCTGAAGATGAATGGCTTCCCCAATGAATACTGGGGTTGGGGTGGTGAAGATGACGACATTGCTACCAG GGTACGCCTCGCTGGGATGAAGATCTCTCGCCCCCCTGCATCTGTGGGACACTATAAGATGGTGAAGCACCGAGGAGATAAGGGCAACGAGGAAAATCCCCACAG ATTTGACCTCCTGGTCCGTACCCAGAATTCCTGGACGCAAGATGGGATGAACTCACTGACCTACCGATTGCTGGCTCGAGAGCTGGGCCCTCTCTATACCAACATCACGGCAGACATTGGTACTGACCCTCGGGGTCCCCGGACTCTCTCTGGTCCCCGTTACCCACCTGGTTCCTCCCAGGCCTTCCGTCAAGAGATGCTGCAGCGTCGGCCCCCAGCCAGGCCTGGTCCTCTGCCTACTGCCAACCACACAGACCCCCATGGTTCACACTGA